The genomic region GTACGTTCTTATAAACTGACATTAGCTTCAGTCACATCAGATACATTTAGATGTGTTTAGCTGTAAAAGCAAGCTGGTGGACATTTGAAGTTATTGCCAGTATTAGGAGCTGACAAAAAAAGCCTTGGAACAGTGTTTCTTTGCTAGGCCTCAATCTAAGAGTACCTGTCTTGGGAGGAAATACGGTGCGTCTGTCTCCAACACGATGCGGTTCAGAGGGATCTGGCGGACAGCATCTCGGGCCTCGGCAGCCTTGTAGTAGGTGATCAGTGCCGTAAAACCAACATACAGGTTGGGGAACTCCGTCAGGAAGGGCTCAATGACCGGATAACTGTTTGTGAAACAGTGCCTGGAACCCACATGAGTAATAAGATACCATCAAGAATTCAGTCAATTCAGTTCAGGCTAAAATTGaccacattacattttttataaatgaCTTATTTCATACAttactttatgtatttgttcCATGTCCTATACATATTCATGTTGCACTGTTGCAGGGGCGACATAGGtggtcgcctagggcgccagatctggggggcgCTGCACTGGTAGTGCTGGGAGGGGAAAAAACTTTTTTGACCGTTGTtggcgctcatcctaatttttggccctgatgtaacaacattctcaccccggttacacttttcatttgccctgtacgatgggtgctgtaagtgatgaaagtgggggatgctggcttatcaggcgcccgcagctcacagccaaagtgcgagtgtgGGAGCGagagagtgagcgagggagagagagagagggcacaccggtaccggcgctgttgttattagaatctggtgctagctgcgctaacggatataagtagatgtttctacaaccagggtggaggagagctctcctgtcagactgagaggctcagtgaggtaaaggactctttgagtgtttagatagttaattttagtctaagttatctcagtgggtctcaaacaaatatgtgtttacaaattatgtaaacacatatttccaaggcactactttataattattaggataaataaaaacaggtgtgaaatcattccaatgtatactataggacagtaaaccaaaaatatcgtttaaagttggagatacaaaaatatgcataaataaataaaatattggtTATggtcacatacttatttgattattaaaatgtaaaccgatctttttcatatgggtgttttagagttgtaccccctagatctagtctctagtaattgtgtactcaaagtgcaccagattgaagcactTTACTTTGAAAtgttcaaaaaaataaaatctttgcggggggcatacccccggacccccctagaggatgtgacgtccaccccccaattaaaacaagttcatacaatactgaatacatttaaagCCATTTTGACATATATTACTGatgtcaataagtttctgtttttgtagtgtatttgtcttttgtagagatttttcatttattctttatatataaaatctcgcctagggcagcaaattggctagaaccggccctggtactaggcctcaagagcctttcttgtgctggcagacacataggccttttctcaatcgcgagtacacagtattgagtatgtaagtcgctttggataaaagtaacaagtaacatgtaatgtaatgtagctacagtgcacatgacaataaagtcttgaatcttgaatccgcccagccaattagacagaggaacctttttctcccacgaaagtccctgctctctagcaagggggtgaaaaggttctcatgaactaattttagttccggctctttttggtgtgaacgcaacatttcggaactaaagtggggaAAAGTaatgcggtgtgaacgcgcctattgaccaattacagggacattctccctggagtaactgagggctaagtgccttgccaagggcacactagtagtggtgttccaggcgggatttgaacttgCAAGTGCAACCTTCCGatcatcagcccacctcactatccattagaccacaaaaaccccccaaaaaaaacattattattattatcttttttaCGAGATCCATTTGTGGCGGACGATATTTAATTGTTGCGGCCCGCCACAAATAAATCaatgtatgggaaacactgcATCCAACCATAAAAAGAACACTTACATTTTCTTAAATTGACTTGAACATTTTACTCCACACATACCGGTGTATCTTGTGCTCCCTGGGGACGCACTTCTTCATGATTTCCAGCAGGTCGTCATCAGCGTCCCTGCAATGGATCACCAGAGGCTTCTGCATGGCCACAGCCAAACGCAGCTGGCGCTCAAACACCTTCCCAGAGAAGCAACACTCAATATTATTTTACAAATCAATCAAGACATATTTTTGACAACTTCAGTGTCAAAGACTGTACCTCCTTCTGTTTGGAGGTTTCAGTGGAGTTTTTGTGGGAGTAGTCCAGGCCGATCTCACCAAACGCCACAACTTTTGGATGCCGCATGGCCATCAGCATACTGCGTTCATGGACACTTGAGTAGAATTTGGCAAAGTGGGGGTGGCACCCAAAGGCCCCCCATACCATGTCTTCAGCCAGCAGACCTTCCCACAGGGCCTCCTTAGCCGTGGCCCTTGGGTTGCAGAAGTTGGTGATACAGCCTCTATACTCAGGAGGAAAGCTGCTTCGGTAGTGCCTTTGAAAGCTGCTGAACGTCCCGCGGAATCCAAGCTTTCCATAGAGCATGTCTATGTGACAGTGTGTGTCTATGAACCCAACCTGACTGCCCGGGTAGTTGGTCCCAAAAGGTGCAGCTCCCATGGATCGTCTTCTTTTAGGACGGTCACAATGTGTCAAGGTGTGACGCATGAAGAAGCTTGAATCTGACTTCCTGTGTGTGGCTGTGGAGTTCCACAGTCCTCTTCTGGACTGGAGTGGCAGAGCATACGGATCCAATACATGGGACACAGCGTCGGAAGAGTGGAAACTCTCAGTCCAAACTTTGGATGCCTTTGAAGGGACTGTGTTTGTTTGGTTGGCCCTAAAGGGGACAACAACTGTCCCCTGTGATGGTGAGAAAGGCCTCTCCACAGCGGCCCAAGATGTTTCATTAGGGGATGAAAAGGTGAAAGAGGAAGTTGTAGCTCCCTGGGTATTCAATGGAGGGCTTTCCCATTGATGGGTATCAGGAGAAGCATACTGATGAGGTGAGAAATAACACCTAGAATCTGGGGTATACTCCTCAACATCAAGGGGAGCGTCACAGCATTTGTCTTCCGGTCCATTTTCTGCAGCAAATAACTTGTCCTGAGAGGTTGTTTCTACCAACACATAGTGAGGATCGAAAAACCTCTTCTGTGAATCTTCATCTTTTAGCACCACAGTCTGAAAACCATTCAAAACAAATTAAGTGAAAAtatgacaaaaaaaacatttgcaaGTAAAAATGCAAGAAAGAGATTTCAGGGAAGGGTTGCACTGATACAAACTTGGCATTAGACTATTTTCTTTGATAGTTAAATGGCTTTTGATTTTAATCatcttttataaaaaaatatgtcTTTGTTTCCCTGGCACATGAAAAATAACAAGAACAAAGTAAATAACAAAAATGGTACCAATTGTTTCATTTCTACAAAAAGAAAGTGGTGTAGCCGTATATGTGTGAGTTAACTTACTCTTTTGTCTGTTAATAACTCTGATCCACCACCTTGGGGTTCAGAGTCCTCAGACGATTGAACATTGGGCTCCCATGATTCTTCCTGAATACTACCGTTGTCCTCAGATTCATACACCGGTTTAATTGGGGAACAATGTGTGGGGTTCC from Pseudochaenichthys georgianus chromosome 5, fPseGeo1.2, whole genome shotgun sequence harbors:
- the tatdn2 gene encoding putative deoxyribonuclease TATDN2; amino-acid sequence: MDSRRKKLKFKLLQTTITSPTQLQDSDASPGTPSCWNMSPNEDSYNLCSSPGPDGLGAMSLNTPKRKAKELRESTPSLGKLKLRKLSGKNYEEIITSEEKPIENSSRQLGSSESEQVLSTSLHSFLVKKRERTPEEGSKAIYSRALIAAIGSSNERGRTTNTPVTSPLKTQVLSPASLDRNPTHCSPIKPVYESEDNGSIQEESWEPNVQSSEDSEPQGGGSELLTDKRTVVLKDEDSQKRFFDPHYVLVETTSQDKLFAAENGPEDKCCDAPLDVEEYTPDSRCYFSPHQYASPDTHQWESPPLNTQGATTSSFTFSSPNETSWAAVERPFSPSQGTVVVPFRANQTNTVPSKASKVWTESFHSSDAVSHVLDPYALPLQSRRGLWNSTATHRKSDSSFFMRHTLTHCDRPKRRRSMGAAPFGTNYPGSQVGFIDTHCHIDMLYGKLGFRGTFSSFQRHYRSSFPPEYRGCITNFCNPRATAKEALWEGLLAEDMVWGAFGCHPHFAKFYSSVHERSMLMAMRHPKVVAFGEIGLDYSHKNSTETSKQKEVFERQLRLAVAMQKPLVIHCRDADDDLLEIMKKCVPREHKIHRHCFTNSYPVIEPFLTEFPNLYVGFTALITYYKAAEARDAVRQIPLNRIVLETDAPYFLPRQVKKDVCQFAHPGMGIYTLQELSLLKGEDMDTVLSTIRNNTVQLYGI